From a single Phocoena sinus isolate mPhoSin1 chromosome 1, mPhoSin1.pri, whole genome shotgun sequence genomic region:
- the MAP3K6 gene encoding mitogen-activated protein kinase kinase kinase 6 isoform X2 gives MAGQCLRSGAAERAGSCWQDPLAEALSRGRPLAASPGRGCARSRPLSVVYVLTRETQHLAEPETGAEAEPLPLRCLREACAQLPGPRPRPQLRSLPFGTLALGDTSALDSFYNADVVVLEADLPDLQALREDIFQKNSDCVGSYTLIPYVVTATGRVLCGDAGLLRGLADGLVQAGVGTEVLLTPLVGRLARLLETTPTDSCGYFRETIRQDIRRARERFSGQQLRQELARLQRRLDSVELLSPDIIINLLLSYRDVQDYSAIIELVETLQALPTCDVAEQHNVCFHYTFALNRRNRPGDREKALAVLLPLVQFEGSVAPDLYCMCGRIYKDMFFSSGFQDAGHREQAYHWYRKAFDVEPSLHSGINAAVLLIAAGQRFEDSKELRLIGMKLGCLLARKGCVEKMQYYWDVGFYLGAQILVNDLTQVALAAEQLYKLNAPIWYLVSVMETFLLYQHFRPTLEPPGETPHHAHFWLHFLLQSCQPLKMTSPQGEQCLVLVLEMNKVLLPARLEAHGTNPVSTVTVSLLEPGKQVISPDVPSSWTFPVASISGVSVSNRDERCCFLYALPPAQDVQLCFPSGGHCQWFCGLIQALVKNPDSTAAAEEAEGGGEVLEFDYEYTESGERLVLGKGTYGVVYAGRDRRTRVRIAIKEIPERDSRFSQPLHEEIALHKRLRHKNIVRYLGSASQGGYLKIFMEEVPGGSLSSLLRSVWGPLQDNESTISFYIRQILQGLSYLHDNCIVHRDIKGDNVLINTFSGLLKISDFGTSKRLAGITPCTETFAGTLQYMAPEIIDQGPRGYGKAADIWSLGCTVIEMATGRPPFHELGSPQAAMFQVGMYKVHPPMPSSLSAEAQAFLLRTFEPDPRLRASAQALLEDPFLQPGKRSRNPGSPQYALRSSDAPSASPTPLADLTSQSQTFPRPQAPSQHPPSPPKRWLSYGDTSQLRVPEEPGAEEPASPEESSGLSLLHQESKRRAMLATVLEQELQALAESLCLEQEQGSHLGRNHVEQLLRCLRAHIHTPNRRQLAQELQELQGQLRAQGLGPEILQGPLFAFPDAVKQILHRRQIRPHWMFVLDSLLSRAVLAALAVLAPEAEKEAVPPKSEESNKEESQQKQQETPVRRSPLPGEPEQGTPPLMVQLGLLRAETDRLRDVLAEKERECQALVQLTLQRVSGEARTWSLASEPPAALTVDHGLVRWLQELNVDSGTIRTLLNHSFTFHALLTCATRDDLIYTHIRGGMICRIWRAILAWRAKSTPVTPGPREAE, from the exons ATGGCGGGGCAGTGCCTGAGGTCCGGAGCCGCGGAGCGCGCCGGCAGCTGCTGGCAGGACCCGCTGGCCGAGGCACTGAGCCGGGGCCGGCCGCTCGCGGCGTCCCCGGGCCGGGGCTGCGCGAGAAGCCGGCCTCTTAGCGTGGTATACGTGTTGACCCGGGAGACGCAGCACTTGGCGGAACCCGAGACTGGAGCCGAGGCGGAGCCGCTGCCTCTGCGCTGCCTGCGTGAGGCCTGCGCGCAGCTCCCCGGACCGCGGCCACGACCTCAGCTGCGCAGCCTGCCTTTTGGGACCCTGGCGCTGGGAGACACCTCAGCGCTCGATTCCTTCTACAACGCGG ATGTGGTGGTGCTGGAG GCCGACCTCCCTGACCTGCAGGCCCTGCGG GAGGACATTTTCCAGAAGAACTCG GATTGCGTTGGCAGCTACACGCTGATCCCCTATGTGGTGACAGCCACTGGTCGGGTGCTATGTGGAGATGCGGGCCTCCTGAGGGGCCTGGCTGACGGCCTGGTACAGGCTGGGGTGGGCACCGAGGTGCTGCTCACACCCCTGGTGGGCCGGCTTGCCCGCCTGCTGGAGACCACGCCCACGGACTCCTG TGGCTATTTCCGGGAGACCATTCGGCAGGACATCCGGCGGGCGAGGGAGCGGTTCAGCGGGCAGCAGCTGCGGCAGGAGCTGGCTCGCCTGCAGCGGAGACTGGACAGCGTAGAGCTGCTCAGCCCTGACATCATCATCAACCTGCTGCTCTCCTACCGTGATGTGCAG GACTACTCAGCCATCATTGAGCTGGTGGAGACGCTGCAGGCCTTGCCCACCTGTGACGTGGCTGAGCAGCACAATGTCTGCTTCCACTACACATTTGCCCTCAACCG gAGGAACAGACCTGGGGACCGGGAGAAGGCACTGGCTGTGCTGCTGCCACTGGTACAGTTTGAGGGCTCAGTGGCACCTGACCTATATTGCATGTGTGGCCGTATCTATAAGGACATGTTCTTCAGCTCCGGCTTCCAGGATGCTGGGCACCGGGAGCAGGCCTATCACTG GTATCGCAAGGCTTTTGATGTAGAGCCCAGCCTCCACTCGGGCATCAATGCAGCTGTGCTTCTCATTGCCGCTGGGCAGCGCTTTGAGGACTCCAAGGAGCTCCGGCTCATAG gcatgAAGCTGGGCTGCCTGCTGGCCCGAAAAGGCTGTGTGGAGAAGATGCAGTATTACTGGGATGTTGGCTTCTACCTGGGAGCTCAGATCCTTGTCAATGACCTCACGCAGGTGGCACTGGCTGCAGAGCAGCTGTACAAGCTCAATGCCCCCATATG GTACCTGGTGTCTGTGATGGAAACCTTCCTGCTGTACCAGCACTTCAGACCCACACTAGAGCCTCCTGGAGAAACCCCACACCACGCCCACTTCTGGCTCCACTTTTTGCTACAGTCCTGCCAGCCACTCAAGATGACTTCTCCCCAAGGGGAGCAGTGCTTG GTGCTGGTCCTGGAGATGAATAAGGTGCTTCTACCGGCCAGGCTGGAGGCTCATGGTACCAACCCGGTGAGCACAGTGACGGTGAGCCTGCTGGAGCCCGGTAAGCAGGTGATATCGCCG GACGTTCCCTCCAGCTGGACCTTCCCGGTGGCCTCCATCAGCGGTGTCAG CGTGTCGAATCGAGACGAGCGCTGCTGCTTCCTCTACGCGCTTCCCCCGGCTCAGGACGTCCAGCTGTGCTTCCCCAGCGGAGGGCACTGCCAGTG GTTCTGCGGGCTGATCCAGGCCTTGGTGAAGAATCCGGACTCCACGGCGGCCGCAGAGGAGGCGGAGGGCGGAGGGGAGGTATTGGAG TTTGATTATGAGTACACGGAGTCGGGAGAGCGGCTGGTGCTGGGCAAGGGCACCTACGGGGTGGTGTACGCCGGCCGTGATCGGCGCACGCGGGTGCGCATCGCCATCAAGGAGATCCCGGAGCGGGACAGCAG GTTCTCTCAGCCACTGCATGAAGAGATCGCTCTGCACAAACGCCTGCGCCACAAGAACATCGTGCGCTATCTGGGCTCAGCCAGTCAGGGCGGCTACCTCAAGATCTTCATGGAGGAAGTGCCTGGAG GCAGCCTGTCCTCCTTGCTGCGGTCAGTGTGGGGACCCCTGCAGGACAACGAGAGCACCATCAGTTTCTACATCCGCCAGATCCTGCAGGGACTCAGCTACCTGCACGACAACTGCATCGTGCATCGAGATATCAAG GGGGACAATGTACTGATCAACACCTTCAGCGGGCTGCTCAAGATTTCCGACTTCGGTACCTCCAAGCGACTAGCCGGCATCACACCCTGCACTGAGACCTTCGCAG GGACCCTACAGTATATGGCCCCAGAAATCATTGACCAGGGCCCACGAGGGTATGGGAAGGCGGCGGACATCTGGTCATTGGGCTGCACTGTTATCGAGATGGCCACAGGTCGCCCACCCTTCCACGAGCTGGGGAGCCCGCAGGCTGCCATGTTTCAG GTGGGCATGTACAAGGTGCACCCACCAATGCCCAGTTCTCTGTCAGCCGAGGCTCAAGCCTTCCTCCTCCGAACTTTTGAGCCAGATCCACGCCTCCGAGCCAGTGCCCAAGCACTGCTGGAGGACCCCTTCCTGCAACCTGGGAAGAGGAGCCGCAACCCCGGCTCCCCCCAGTATGCTCTAAGGTCCTCAG ACGCCCCTTCCGCCAGCCCCACTCCTTTAGCTGACTTGACCTCCCAGTCCCAGACATTCCCGCGGCCTCAGGCACCCTCTCAGCACCCTCCCAGTCCCCCCAAGCGCTGGCTCAGTTATGGGGACACCAGCCAGCTCCG GGTGCCTGAGGAGCCTGGGGCCGAGGAGCCCGCGTCCCCTGAGGAGAGCTCGGGGCTGAGCCTCCTGCACCAAGAGAGCAAGCGCCGGGCCATGTTGGCAACGGTACTGGAGCAGGAGCTACAGGCCCTGGCAGAGAGTCTGTGCCTGGAGCAGGAACAG ggTTCCCATCTGGGGAGGAATCATGTGGAACAGCTACTGCGCTGCCTCAGGGCGCACATCCACACTCCCAACCGCCGGCAGCTGGCCcaggagctgcaggagctgcaAGGGCAGCTTCGGGCCCAGGGCCTTGGGCCCGAGATTCTGCAAGGACCGCTCTTCGCCTTCCCGGATGCG GTGAAGCAGATCCTCCACAGGCGCCAGATCCGCCCACACTGGATGTTCGTGCTGGACTCGCTGCTCAGCCGCGCTGTGCTGGCAGCCCTGGCTGTTCTGGCCCCAG AGGCGGAGAAGGAGGCAGTCCCACCGAAGTCGGAGGAATCCAATAAAGAAGAGTCccagcagaagcagcaggagaCCCCAGTCCGGCGGAGCCCGCTCCCAGGGGAACCCGAGCAGGGAACCCCACCTTTGATGGTGCAGCTGGGCCTCTTGCGAGCAGAGACCGATAG GCTAAGAGATGTCCTGGCTGAGAAGGAACGGGAGTGCCAGGCCCTGGTGCAGCTAACCCTACAGCGCGTCAGTGGGGAGGCCAGGACCTGGTCCCTGGCCTCAGAGCCCCCAG CTGCTCTCACAGTGGACCATGGCCTGGTGCGGTGGCTACAGGAACTGAATGTGGATTCAGGCACCATCCGGACG CTACTGAACCACAGCTTCACCTTCCATGCCTTACTGACCTGTGCCACTAGAGATGACCTCATCTACACACACATCAG GGGAGGGATGATATGCCGCATCTGGAGAGCCATCTTGGCATGGCGAGCAAAGTCCACGCCAGTTACCCCTGGCCCGCGGGAGGCTGAATGA
- the MAP3K6 gene encoding mitogen-activated protein kinase kinase kinase 6 isoform X1: MAGQCLRSGAAERAGSCWQDPLAEALSRGRPLAASPGRGCARSRPLSVVYVLTRETQHLAEPETGAEAEPLPLRCLREACAQLPGPRPRPQLRSLPFGTLALGDTSALDSFYNADVVVLEVSSSLAQPSLFYHLGVRESFSMTNNVLLCSQADLPDLQALREDIFQKNSDCVGSYTLIPYVVTATGRVLCGDAGLLRGLADGLVQAGVGTEVLLTPLVGRLARLLETTPTDSCGYFRETIRQDIRRARERFSGQQLRQELARLQRRLDSVELLSPDIIINLLLSYRDVQDYSAIIELVETLQALPTCDVAEQHNVCFHYTFALNRRNRPGDREKALAVLLPLVQFEGSVAPDLYCMCGRIYKDMFFSSGFQDAGHREQAYHWYRKAFDVEPSLHSGINAAVLLIAAGQRFEDSKELRLIGMKLGCLLARKGCVEKMQYYWDVGFYLGAQILVNDLTQVALAAEQLYKLNAPIWYLVSVMETFLLYQHFRPTLEPPGETPHHAHFWLHFLLQSCQPLKMTSPQGEQCLVLVLEMNKVLLPARLEAHGTNPVSTVTVSLLEPGKQVISPDVPSSWTFPVASISGVSVSNRDERCCFLYALPPAQDVQLCFPSGGHCQWFCGLIQALVKNPDSTAAAEEAEGGGEVLEFDYEYTESGERLVLGKGTYGVVYAGRDRRTRVRIAIKEIPERDSRFSQPLHEEIALHKRLRHKNIVRYLGSASQGGYLKIFMEEVPGGSLSSLLRSVWGPLQDNESTISFYIRQILQGLSYLHDNCIVHRDIKGDNVLINTFSGLLKISDFGTSKRLAGITPCTETFAGTLQYMAPEIIDQGPRGYGKAADIWSLGCTVIEMATGRPPFHELGSPQAAMFQVGMYKVHPPMPSSLSAEAQAFLLRTFEPDPRLRASAQALLEDPFLQPGKRSRNPGSPQYALRSSDAPSASPTPLADLTSQSQTFPRPQAPSQHPPSPPKRWLSYGDTSQLRVPEEPGAEEPASPEESSGLSLLHQESKRRAMLATVLEQELQALAESLCLEQEQGSHLGRNHVEQLLRCLRAHIHTPNRRQLAQELQELQGQLRAQGLGPEILQGPLFAFPDAVKQILHRRQIRPHWMFVLDSLLSRAVLAALAVLAPEAEKEAVPPKSEESNKEESQQKQQETPVRRSPLPGEPEQGTPPLMVQLGLLRAETDRLRDVLAEKERECQALVQLTLQRVSGEARTWSLASEPPAALTVDHGLVRWLQELNVDSGTIRTLLNHSFTFHALLTCATRDDLIYTHIRGGMICRIWRAILAWRAKSTPVTPGPREAE; the protein is encoded by the exons ATGGCGGGGCAGTGCCTGAGGTCCGGAGCCGCGGAGCGCGCCGGCAGCTGCTGGCAGGACCCGCTGGCCGAGGCACTGAGCCGGGGCCGGCCGCTCGCGGCGTCCCCGGGCCGGGGCTGCGCGAGAAGCCGGCCTCTTAGCGTGGTATACGTGTTGACCCGGGAGACGCAGCACTTGGCGGAACCCGAGACTGGAGCCGAGGCGGAGCCGCTGCCTCTGCGCTGCCTGCGTGAGGCCTGCGCGCAGCTCCCCGGACCGCGGCCACGACCTCAGCTGCGCAGCCTGCCTTTTGGGACCCTGGCGCTGGGAGACACCTCAGCGCTCGATTCCTTCTACAACGCGG ATGTGGTGGTGCTGGAGGTGAGCAGCTCCCTGGCGCAGCCCTCCCTGTTCTACCATCTGGGTGTGCGGGAGAGCTTCAGCATGACCAACAACGTGCTCCTCTGCTCCCAGGCCGACCTCCCTGACCTGCAGGCCCTGCGG GAGGACATTTTCCAGAAGAACTCG GATTGCGTTGGCAGCTACACGCTGATCCCCTATGTGGTGACAGCCACTGGTCGGGTGCTATGTGGAGATGCGGGCCTCCTGAGGGGCCTGGCTGACGGCCTGGTACAGGCTGGGGTGGGCACCGAGGTGCTGCTCACACCCCTGGTGGGCCGGCTTGCCCGCCTGCTGGAGACCACGCCCACGGACTCCTG TGGCTATTTCCGGGAGACCATTCGGCAGGACATCCGGCGGGCGAGGGAGCGGTTCAGCGGGCAGCAGCTGCGGCAGGAGCTGGCTCGCCTGCAGCGGAGACTGGACAGCGTAGAGCTGCTCAGCCCTGACATCATCATCAACCTGCTGCTCTCCTACCGTGATGTGCAG GACTACTCAGCCATCATTGAGCTGGTGGAGACGCTGCAGGCCTTGCCCACCTGTGACGTGGCTGAGCAGCACAATGTCTGCTTCCACTACACATTTGCCCTCAACCG gAGGAACAGACCTGGGGACCGGGAGAAGGCACTGGCTGTGCTGCTGCCACTGGTACAGTTTGAGGGCTCAGTGGCACCTGACCTATATTGCATGTGTGGCCGTATCTATAAGGACATGTTCTTCAGCTCCGGCTTCCAGGATGCTGGGCACCGGGAGCAGGCCTATCACTG GTATCGCAAGGCTTTTGATGTAGAGCCCAGCCTCCACTCGGGCATCAATGCAGCTGTGCTTCTCATTGCCGCTGGGCAGCGCTTTGAGGACTCCAAGGAGCTCCGGCTCATAG gcatgAAGCTGGGCTGCCTGCTGGCCCGAAAAGGCTGTGTGGAGAAGATGCAGTATTACTGGGATGTTGGCTTCTACCTGGGAGCTCAGATCCTTGTCAATGACCTCACGCAGGTGGCACTGGCTGCAGAGCAGCTGTACAAGCTCAATGCCCCCATATG GTACCTGGTGTCTGTGATGGAAACCTTCCTGCTGTACCAGCACTTCAGACCCACACTAGAGCCTCCTGGAGAAACCCCACACCACGCCCACTTCTGGCTCCACTTTTTGCTACAGTCCTGCCAGCCACTCAAGATGACTTCTCCCCAAGGGGAGCAGTGCTTG GTGCTGGTCCTGGAGATGAATAAGGTGCTTCTACCGGCCAGGCTGGAGGCTCATGGTACCAACCCGGTGAGCACAGTGACGGTGAGCCTGCTGGAGCCCGGTAAGCAGGTGATATCGCCG GACGTTCCCTCCAGCTGGACCTTCCCGGTGGCCTCCATCAGCGGTGTCAG CGTGTCGAATCGAGACGAGCGCTGCTGCTTCCTCTACGCGCTTCCCCCGGCTCAGGACGTCCAGCTGTGCTTCCCCAGCGGAGGGCACTGCCAGTG GTTCTGCGGGCTGATCCAGGCCTTGGTGAAGAATCCGGACTCCACGGCGGCCGCAGAGGAGGCGGAGGGCGGAGGGGAGGTATTGGAG TTTGATTATGAGTACACGGAGTCGGGAGAGCGGCTGGTGCTGGGCAAGGGCACCTACGGGGTGGTGTACGCCGGCCGTGATCGGCGCACGCGGGTGCGCATCGCCATCAAGGAGATCCCGGAGCGGGACAGCAG GTTCTCTCAGCCACTGCATGAAGAGATCGCTCTGCACAAACGCCTGCGCCACAAGAACATCGTGCGCTATCTGGGCTCAGCCAGTCAGGGCGGCTACCTCAAGATCTTCATGGAGGAAGTGCCTGGAG GCAGCCTGTCCTCCTTGCTGCGGTCAGTGTGGGGACCCCTGCAGGACAACGAGAGCACCATCAGTTTCTACATCCGCCAGATCCTGCAGGGACTCAGCTACCTGCACGACAACTGCATCGTGCATCGAGATATCAAG GGGGACAATGTACTGATCAACACCTTCAGCGGGCTGCTCAAGATTTCCGACTTCGGTACCTCCAAGCGACTAGCCGGCATCACACCCTGCACTGAGACCTTCGCAG GGACCCTACAGTATATGGCCCCAGAAATCATTGACCAGGGCCCACGAGGGTATGGGAAGGCGGCGGACATCTGGTCATTGGGCTGCACTGTTATCGAGATGGCCACAGGTCGCCCACCCTTCCACGAGCTGGGGAGCCCGCAGGCTGCCATGTTTCAG GTGGGCATGTACAAGGTGCACCCACCAATGCCCAGTTCTCTGTCAGCCGAGGCTCAAGCCTTCCTCCTCCGAACTTTTGAGCCAGATCCACGCCTCCGAGCCAGTGCCCAAGCACTGCTGGAGGACCCCTTCCTGCAACCTGGGAAGAGGAGCCGCAACCCCGGCTCCCCCCAGTATGCTCTAAGGTCCTCAG ACGCCCCTTCCGCCAGCCCCACTCCTTTAGCTGACTTGACCTCCCAGTCCCAGACATTCCCGCGGCCTCAGGCACCCTCTCAGCACCCTCCCAGTCCCCCCAAGCGCTGGCTCAGTTATGGGGACACCAGCCAGCTCCG GGTGCCTGAGGAGCCTGGGGCCGAGGAGCCCGCGTCCCCTGAGGAGAGCTCGGGGCTGAGCCTCCTGCACCAAGAGAGCAAGCGCCGGGCCATGTTGGCAACGGTACTGGAGCAGGAGCTACAGGCCCTGGCAGAGAGTCTGTGCCTGGAGCAGGAACAG ggTTCCCATCTGGGGAGGAATCATGTGGAACAGCTACTGCGCTGCCTCAGGGCGCACATCCACACTCCCAACCGCCGGCAGCTGGCCcaggagctgcaggagctgcaAGGGCAGCTTCGGGCCCAGGGCCTTGGGCCCGAGATTCTGCAAGGACCGCTCTTCGCCTTCCCGGATGCG GTGAAGCAGATCCTCCACAGGCGCCAGATCCGCCCACACTGGATGTTCGTGCTGGACTCGCTGCTCAGCCGCGCTGTGCTGGCAGCCCTGGCTGTTCTGGCCCCAG AGGCGGAGAAGGAGGCAGTCCCACCGAAGTCGGAGGAATCCAATAAAGAAGAGTCccagcagaagcagcaggagaCCCCAGTCCGGCGGAGCCCGCTCCCAGGGGAACCCGAGCAGGGAACCCCACCTTTGATGGTGCAGCTGGGCCTCTTGCGAGCAGAGACCGATAG GCTAAGAGATGTCCTGGCTGAGAAGGAACGGGAGTGCCAGGCCCTGGTGCAGCTAACCCTACAGCGCGTCAGTGGGGAGGCCAGGACCTGGTCCCTGGCCTCAGAGCCCCCAG CTGCTCTCACAGTGGACCATGGCCTGGTGCGGTGGCTACAGGAACTGAATGTGGATTCAGGCACCATCCGGACG CTACTGAACCACAGCTTCACCTTCCATGCCTTACTGACCTGTGCCACTAGAGATGACCTCATCTACACACACATCAG GGGAGGGATGATATGCCGCATCTGGAGAGCCATCTTGGCATGGCGAGCAAAGTCCACGCCAGTTACCCCTGGCCCGCGGGAGGCTGAATGA
- the MAP3K6 gene encoding mitogen-activated protein kinase kinase kinase 6 isoform X3, whose translation MAGQCLRSGAAERAGSCWQDPLAEALSRGRPLAASPGRGCARSRPLSVVYVLTRETQHLAEPETGAEAEPLPLRCLREACAQLPGPRPRPQLRSLPFGTLALGDTSALDSFYNADVVVLEVSSSLAQPSLFYHLGVRESFSMTNNVLLCSQADLPDLQALREDIFQKNSDCVGSYTLIPYVVTATGRVLCGDAGLLRGLADGLVQAGVGTEVLLTPLVGRLARLLETTPTDSCGYFRETIRQDIRRARERFSGQQLRQELARLQRRLDSVELLSPDIIINLLLSYRDVQDYSAIIELVETLQALPTCDVAEQHNVCFHYTFALNRRNRPGDREKALAVLLPLVQFEGSVAPDLYCMCGRIYKDMFFSSGFQDAGHREQAYHWYRKAFDVEPSLHSGINAAVLLIAAGQRFEDSKELRLIGMKLGCLLARKGCVEKMQYYWDVGFYLGAQILVNDLTQVALAAEQLYKLNAPIWYLVSVMETFLLYQHFRPTLEPPGETPHHAHFWLHFLLQSCQPLKMTSPQGEQCLVLVLEMNKVLLPARLEAHGTNPVSTVTVSLLEPGKQVISPDVPSSWTFPVASISGVSVSNRDERCCFLYALPPAQDVQLCFPSGGHCQWFCGLIQALVKNPDSTAAAEEAEGGGEVLEFDYEYTESGERLVLGKGTYGVVYAGRDRRTRVRIAIKEIPERDSRFSQPLHEEIALHKRLRHKNIVRYLGSASQGGYLKIFMEEVPGGSLSSLLRSVWGPLQDNESTISFYIRQILQGLSYLHDNCIVHRDIKGDNVLINTFSGLLKISDFGTSKRLAGITPCTETFAGTLQYMAPEIIDQGPRGYGKAADIWSLGCTVIEMATGRPPFHELGSPQAAMFQVGMYKVHPPMPSSLSAEAQAFLLRTFEPDPRLRASAQALLEDPFLQPGKRSRNPGSPQYALRSSDAPSASPTPLADLTSQSQTFPRPQAPSQHPPSPPKRWLSYGDTSQLRVPEEPGAEEPASPEESSGLSLLHQESKRRAMLATVLEQELQALAESLCLEQEQGSHLGRNHVEQLLRCLRAHIHTPNRRQLAQELQELQGQLRAQGLGPEILQGPLFAFPDAVKQILHRRQIRPHWMFVLDSLLSRAVLAALAVLAPG comes from the exons ATGGCGGGGCAGTGCCTGAGGTCCGGAGCCGCGGAGCGCGCCGGCAGCTGCTGGCAGGACCCGCTGGCCGAGGCACTGAGCCGGGGCCGGCCGCTCGCGGCGTCCCCGGGCCGGGGCTGCGCGAGAAGCCGGCCTCTTAGCGTGGTATACGTGTTGACCCGGGAGACGCAGCACTTGGCGGAACCCGAGACTGGAGCCGAGGCGGAGCCGCTGCCTCTGCGCTGCCTGCGTGAGGCCTGCGCGCAGCTCCCCGGACCGCGGCCACGACCTCAGCTGCGCAGCCTGCCTTTTGGGACCCTGGCGCTGGGAGACACCTCAGCGCTCGATTCCTTCTACAACGCGG ATGTGGTGGTGCTGGAGGTGAGCAGCTCCCTGGCGCAGCCCTCCCTGTTCTACCATCTGGGTGTGCGGGAGAGCTTCAGCATGACCAACAACGTGCTCCTCTGCTCCCAGGCCGACCTCCCTGACCTGCAGGCCCTGCGG GAGGACATTTTCCAGAAGAACTCG GATTGCGTTGGCAGCTACACGCTGATCCCCTATGTGGTGACAGCCACTGGTCGGGTGCTATGTGGAGATGCGGGCCTCCTGAGGGGCCTGGCTGACGGCCTGGTACAGGCTGGGGTGGGCACCGAGGTGCTGCTCACACCCCTGGTGGGCCGGCTTGCCCGCCTGCTGGAGACCACGCCCACGGACTCCTG TGGCTATTTCCGGGAGACCATTCGGCAGGACATCCGGCGGGCGAGGGAGCGGTTCAGCGGGCAGCAGCTGCGGCAGGAGCTGGCTCGCCTGCAGCGGAGACTGGACAGCGTAGAGCTGCTCAGCCCTGACATCATCATCAACCTGCTGCTCTCCTACCGTGATGTGCAG GACTACTCAGCCATCATTGAGCTGGTGGAGACGCTGCAGGCCTTGCCCACCTGTGACGTGGCTGAGCAGCACAATGTCTGCTTCCACTACACATTTGCCCTCAACCG gAGGAACAGACCTGGGGACCGGGAGAAGGCACTGGCTGTGCTGCTGCCACTGGTACAGTTTGAGGGCTCAGTGGCACCTGACCTATATTGCATGTGTGGCCGTATCTATAAGGACATGTTCTTCAGCTCCGGCTTCCAGGATGCTGGGCACCGGGAGCAGGCCTATCACTG GTATCGCAAGGCTTTTGATGTAGAGCCCAGCCTCCACTCGGGCATCAATGCAGCTGTGCTTCTCATTGCCGCTGGGCAGCGCTTTGAGGACTCCAAGGAGCTCCGGCTCATAG gcatgAAGCTGGGCTGCCTGCTGGCCCGAAAAGGCTGTGTGGAGAAGATGCAGTATTACTGGGATGTTGGCTTCTACCTGGGAGCTCAGATCCTTGTCAATGACCTCACGCAGGTGGCACTGGCTGCAGAGCAGCTGTACAAGCTCAATGCCCCCATATG GTACCTGGTGTCTGTGATGGAAACCTTCCTGCTGTACCAGCACTTCAGACCCACACTAGAGCCTCCTGGAGAAACCCCACACCACGCCCACTTCTGGCTCCACTTTTTGCTACAGTCCTGCCAGCCACTCAAGATGACTTCTCCCCAAGGGGAGCAGTGCTTG GTGCTGGTCCTGGAGATGAATAAGGTGCTTCTACCGGCCAGGCTGGAGGCTCATGGTACCAACCCGGTGAGCACAGTGACGGTGAGCCTGCTGGAGCCCGGTAAGCAGGTGATATCGCCG GACGTTCCCTCCAGCTGGACCTTCCCGGTGGCCTCCATCAGCGGTGTCAG CGTGTCGAATCGAGACGAGCGCTGCTGCTTCCTCTACGCGCTTCCCCCGGCTCAGGACGTCCAGCTGTGCTTCCCCAGCGGAGGGCACTGCCAGTG GTTCTGCGGGCTGATCCAGGCCTTGGTGAAGAATCCGGACTCCACGGCGGCCGCAGAGGAGGCGGAGGGCGGAGGGGAGGTATTGGAG TTTGATTATGAGTACACGGAGTCGGGAGAGCGGCTGGTGCTGGGCAAGGGCACCTACGGGGTGGTGTACGCCGGCCGTGATCGGCGCACGCGGGTGCGCATCGCCATCAAGGAGATCCCGGAGCGGGACAGCAG GTTCTCTCAGCCACTGCATGAAGAGATCGCTCTGCACAAACGCCTGCGCCACAAGAACATCGTGCGCTATCTGGGCTCAGCCAGTCAGGGCGGCTACCTCAAGATCTTCATGGAGGAAGTGCCTGGAG GCAGCCTGTCCTCCTTGCTGCGGTCAGTGTGGGGACCCCTGCAGGACAACGAGAGCACCATCAGTTTCTACATCCGCCAGATCCTGCAGGGACTCAGCTACCTGCACGACAACTGCATCGTGCATCGAGATATCAAG GGGGACAATGTACTGATCAACACCTTCAGCGGGCTGCTCAAGATTTCCGACTTCGGTACCTCCAAGCGACTAGCCGGCATCACACCCTGCACTGAGACCTTCGCAG GGACCCTACAGTATATGGCCCCAGAAATCATTGACCAGGGCCCACGAGGGTATGGGAAGGCGGCGGACATCTGGTCATTGGGCTGCACTGTTATCGAGATGGCCACAGGTCGCCCACCCTTCCACGAGCTGGGGAGCCCGCAGGCTGCCATGTTTCAG GTGGGCATGTACAAGGTGCACCCACCAATGCCCAGTTCTCTGTCAGCCGAGGCTCAAGCCTTCCTCCTCCGAACTTTTGAGCCAGATCCACGCCTCCGAGCCAGTGCCCAAGCACTGCTGGAGGACCCCTTCCTGCAACCTGGGAAGAGGAGCCGCAACCCCGGCTCCCCCCAGTATGCTCTAAGGTCCTCAG ACGCCCCTTCCGCCAGCCCCACTCCTTTAGCTGACTTGACCTCCCAGTCCCAGACATTCCCGCGGCCTCAGGCACCCTCTCAGCACCCTCCCAGTCCCCCCAAGCGCTGGCTCAGTTATGGGGACACCAGCCAGCTCCG GGTGCCTGAGGAGCCTGGGGCCGAGGAGCCCGCGTCCCCTGAGGAGAGCTCGGGGCTGAGCCTCCTGCACCAAGAGAGCAAGCGCCGGGCCATGTTGGCAACGGTACTGGAGCAGGAGCTACAGGCCCTGGCAGAGAGTCTGTGCCTGGAGCAGGAACAG ggTTCCCATCTGGGGAGGAATCATGTGGAACAGCTACTGCGCTGCCTCAGGGCGCACATCCACACTCCCAACCGCCGGCAGCTGGCCcaggagctgcaggagctgcaAGGGCAGCTTCGGGCCCAGGGCCTTGGGCCCGAGATTCTGCAAGGACCGCTCTTCGCCTTCCCGGATGCG GTGAAGCAGATCCTCCACAGGCGCCAGATCCGCCCACACTGGATGTTCGTGCTGGACTCGCTGCTCAGCCGCGCTGTGCTGGCAGCCCTGGCTGTTCTGGCCCCAG GCTGA